The following proteins come from a genomic window of Pyxidicoccus sp. MSG2:
- a CDS encoding DNA cytosine methyltransferase, protein MNSIELFTGAGGLALGTHQAGFRHRGLVEWDEDACDTLRKNASASAVPGIEHWRIHHTDVRLLPFDMFGNGDIDLVAGGAPCQPFSLGGKHRAQDDSRNMFPEFARAVRELQPRAFILENVKGLLRASFRNYFEYIKLQLTYPTVTKKHAEDWTEHFARLEKVHTRGRFPGVHYNVVSQLLNSANYGVPQLRERVFIVGFRADTGLEWTFPEPTHSEDALLWDKHISGEYWKRHGLRPRSAEKAVALSSVRMRDLEDGEPIKTKPWVTIRDAIAGMPAPRADRESKEFSNHRLVPGAKVYPGHTGSPIDQPSKTLKAGVHGVPGGENMIAFEDGSVRYLTVREAARIQSFPDTWHFEGAWSEAMRQLGNAVPVGLAQVVARSVAAKLESRGGQ, encoded by the coding sequence ATGAACTCCATCGAGCTGTTCACCGGCGCGGGGGGGCTTGCCCTGGGAACACACCAGGCCGGGTTCCGCCATCGCGGCCTCGTCGAGTGGGATGAGGACGCCTGCGACACGCTCCGGAAGAACGCGAGCGCCAGCGCGGTACCCGGCATCGAGCACTGGCGGATTCATCACACCGATGTGCGGCTGCTGCCCTTCGACATGTTCGGCAACGGGGACATCGACCTCGTGGCCGGTGGAGCGCCGTGCCAACCCTTCAGCCTGGGCGGCAAGCACCGCGCGCAGGACGACTCGCGCAACATGTTCCCGGAGTTCGCGCGCGCGGTGAGGGAACTTCAGCCGCGCGCGTTCATCCTGGAGAACGTGAAGGGGCTGCTGCGTGCGAGCTTTCGCAACTACTTCGAGTACATCAAGCTCCAACTCACGTACCCGACGGTCACGAAGAAGCACGCCGAGGACTGGACCGAGCACTTCGCGCGACTGGAGAAGGTGCACACGCGCGGTCGCTTCCCGGGCGTCCACTACAACGTGGTCTCCCAGCTTCTGAACTCCGCCAACTACGGCGTGCCCCAGCTGCGTGAGCGTGTCTTCATCGTGGGCTTCCGCGCGGACACAGGACTGGAATGGACCTTCCCCGAGCCGACGCACAGCGAAGATGCCTTGCTGTGGGACAAGCACATCTCCGGGGAGTACTGGAAGAGGCACGGGCTGCGCCCACGCTCCGCCGAAAAGGCAGTTGCGCTGAGCAGTGTGCGAATGCGCGACCTCGAGGACGGCGAGCCCATCAAGACGAAGCCTTGGGTAACCATCCGTGATGCCATCGCAGGCATGCCGGCGCCCAGGGCAGACCGCGAATCGAAGGAGTTCAGCAACCACCGGCTCGTTCCCGGGGCGAAGGTGTATCCAGGCCACACGGGAAGCCCCATCGACCAGCCCTCGAAGACGCTCAAGGCGGGTGTCCATGGGGTGCCTGGTGGCGAGAACATGATTGCCTTCGAGGACGGCTCGGTGCGGTACCTCACGGTACGCGAGGCGGCACGCATCCAGTCGTTCCCGGACACCTGGCATTTCGAGGGCGCTTGGTCCGAGGCAATGCGCCAGCTCGGCAATGCCGTCCCCGTGGGACTTGCCCAGGTAGTCGCACGGAGCGTCGCAGCGAAACTGGAGAGCCGCGGTGGCCAGTGA
- a CDS encoding lysophospholipid acyltransferase family protein, translating into MSQSDSLEARVERLELPFNEFGVDPYGISKRHVRQALQMFALLYRYYFRVKCFGVEHIPARGRGMLVGNHSGGVAVDGAMVLTSTMLELDPPRLAQGMVERFLHNFPVSSLWASRTGQFTGLPEHAKRLLEDDRLLMIFPEGARGTAKLYPQRYSLVDFGTGFIRLALQTRSPIIPFAFLGGGAAIPTIFNARALGKLMGVPYVPLTPYLLPLPLPVQLEIHYGEPLVFQGTGDEEDHVIEGYVAKVKARIAGLIERGRAERNGRRSGRRLLP; encoded by the coding sequence GTGTCCCAGAGCGACTCACTGGAAGCGCGGGTTGAACGGCTGGAGTTGCCGTTCAACGAGTTCGGGGTGGACCCCTACGGCATCTCGAAGCGCCACGTCAGGCAGGCGCTCCAGATGTTCGCCCTCCTGTATCGGTACTACTTCCGGGTGAAGTGCTTCGGTGTCGAGCACATCCCCGCGAGAGGCCGGGGGATGCTGGTGGGCAACCACTCCGGCGGCGTGGCGGTGGACGGCGCCATGGTGCTGACCTCCACCATGCTGGAGCTGGACCCGCCCAGGCTGGCGCAGGGCATGGTGGAGCGCTTCCTCCACAACTTCCCCGTCAGCTCGCTGTGGGCCAGCCGCACCGGCCAGTTCACCGGGCTGCCCGAGCATGCGAAGCGGCTGCTGGAAGATGACCGGCTGCTGATGATTTTTCCGGAGGGCGCGAGGGGGACGGCCAAGCTGTACCCCCAGCGCTACTCGCTGGTGGACTTCGGCACGGGCTTCATCCGGCTGGCGCTGCAGACGCGCTCGCCCATCATCCCGTTCGCCTTCCTGGGGGGTGGCGCGGCCATTCCCACCATCTTCAACGCGCGGGCGTTGGGGAAGCTGATGGGCGTGCCCTATGTGCCGCTCACGCCGTACCTGTTGCCGCTGCCCCTGCCGGTGCAGCTCGAAATCCACTACGGCGAGCCGCTCGTCTTCCAGGGCACGGGGGATGAAGAGGACCACGTCATCGAGGGGTATGTGGCGAAGGTGAAGGCGCGCATCGCGGGACTCATCGAGCGGGGCCGGGCGGAGCGCAATGGCCGGCGGTCGGGACGGAGGTTGTTGCCATGA
- a CDS encoding Eco29kI family restriction endonuclease, with protein sequence MDPTELKALARRLEEVLSTIPENALGELTRGTQTHLDQIDGVLTRIRDRLSPHAAAQEPPSFFDPADPRLFGSFAALALVGQDRHPMASFGRPKFYGSGIYAIYYIGDFEPYHLLSRTEHPIYVGKTDPAEPHAKSTREQGTSLWGRLTKHKSNIGLASTLRLEDFECRYLVVASGWQITAESALIGMFKPLWNKETKVVLGFGKHGDSADTRKNTRSPWDTLHPGRKWADNEATKNRFEKQVIEERIKKHFADSPPIRDADQVLRAFLRSVSNRTK encoded by the coding sequence GTGGATCCTACAGAACTGAAGGCACTCGCCAGACGCCTTGAAGAAGTACTGTCAACCATTCCCGAGAATGCACTTGGGGAATTGACGCGCGGCACCCAAACGCACTTGGACCAGATAGACGGCGTTCTCACGCGCATCCGAGACCGCCTGTCGCCTCACGCGGCCGCTCAAGAGCCACCATCGTTCTTCGACCCCGCCGATCCTCGTCTCTTTGGCTCGTTCGCTGCGCTGGCGCTCGTAGGACAGGACCGACATCCCATGGCGTCATTCGGGCGGCCCAAGTTCTACGGCTCTGGCATTTATGCAATCTATTATATTGGTGATTTCGAGCCGTATCATCTACTTAGCCGGACAGAGCACCCCATCTATGTCGGAAAGACCGATCCTGCCGAGCCCCACGCCAAATCCACGCGAGAGCAAGGCACCAGCCTTTGGGGACGCCTGACGAAGCATAAGAGCAACATTGGCTTGGCAAGCACTTTGAGACTTGAGGACTTTGAGTGCCGATATCTGGTGGTCGCAAGTGGATGGCAAATCACTGCGGAGAGCGCACTCATTGGGATGTTCAAACCACTTTGGAACAAAGAGACAAAGGTAGTCCTCGGATTCGGCAAGCACGGCGACTCCGCCGACACTCGCAAGAACACACGTTCTCCCTGGGACACACTCCATCCGGGACGCAAGTGGGCTGACAACGAAGCGACCAAGAACAGATTTGAAAAGCAGGTGATAGAGGAACGCATAAAGAAACACTTCGCAGATTCGCCCCCGATCCGAGATGCCGACCAAGTTCTCCGTGCGTTCTTACGAAGCGTGAGCAACCGTACGAAGTAA
- a CDS encoding ABC transporter permease: MRHPLVQLLLMRLRMLWRMPAVLFWSFGFPLIASLVLAAAFQDRGLAPVRVAVADGTGAEALVARLEGTPELQVQRAPPEEARRRLTQGRVHLVLLPGAEPELLVDPGQPEGRSARLLVREVLARAPGAPPPAQLRVTPVSEPGNRYIDFLLPGLLGMVLMSTSIWAMASSVVAMRGGRLLKRLAATPMARGHFVGAFVLARGLFAVVEMTFFCALARLVFGVPMSGSYAAFGAVGLLGAMSFSGLGLLLSSRVETEDSATGLFNLSTMPMVFLSGVFFPAQNFPGWMQPVIHALPLTALNGSLRAVMLEGADLLSLGAPLAVLAAWAAGCMVVALRVFRWT; this comes from the coding sequence ATGAGACACCCGCTCGTCCAACTGCTGCTCATGCGGCTGCGGATGCTGTGGCGCATGCCGGCGGTGCTCTTCTGGTCCTTCGGCTTCCCGCTCATCGCCTCGCTGGTGCTGGCGGCGGCCTTCCAGGACCGGGGGCTGGCGCCGGTGCGCGTGGCCGTGGCCGACGGGACGGGCGCGGAGGCGCTGGTGGCGCGGCTGGAGGGCACCCCCGAGCTCCAGGTGCAGCGCGCGCCCCCCGAGGAGGCGCGGCGCCGGCTCACCCAGGGGCGGGTGCACCTGGTGCTGCTGCCCGGCGCGGAGCCGGAGTTGCTCGTGGACCCGGGGCAGCCGGAGGGCCGCTCGGCGCGGCTCCTGGTGCGCGAGGTGCTGGCGCGCGCGCCCGGGGCCCCGCCGCCCGCGCAGCTCCGCGTCACGCCGGTGTCCGAGCCCGGCAACCGCTACATCGACTTCCTGCTGCCGGGCCTGCTGGGCATGGTGCTGATGTCCACCAGCATCTGGGCCATGGCCAGCTCCGTGGTGGCGATGCGCGGGGGCAGGCTCCTCAAGCGCCTGGCGGCCACGCCCATGGCGCGCGGCCACTTCGTGGGTGCCTTCGTGCTGGCTCGCGGGCTGTTCGCCGTGGTGGAGATGACCTTCTTCTGCGCGCTGGCGCGGCTCGTCTTCGGCGTGCCCATGTCCGGCAGCTATGCCGCCTTCGGCGCGGTGGGCCTCCTGGGGGCCATGAGCTTCAGCGGGCTGGGGCTGCTGCTGTCCAGCCGTGTGGAGACGGAGGACTCCGCCACCGGCCTGTTCAACCTCAGCACCATGCCCATGGTGTTCCTGTCCGGCGTCTTCTTCCCGGCCCAGAACTTCCCCGGGTGGATGCAGCCCGTCATCCACGCGCTGCCGCTGACGGCCCTCAACGGCTCGCTGCGCGCCGTCATGCTGGAGGGCGCGGACCTGCTGTCGTTGGGCGCCCCGCTGGCGGTGCTCGCCGCGTGGGCCGCGGGGTGCATGGTGGTGGCCCTGCGCGTGTTCCGCTGGACGTGA
- a CDS encoding very short patch repair endonuclease — MDTLTPKERSERMSRVRNRDTKPEMRVRQLVSSMGYRYRLQYKKVPGRPDLAFPGRKKAIFVHGCFWHRHPDPACPLARVPKSRLDFWMPKLEGNRVRDLRKLQELHALGWSALIIWECQLRDEDALRVSIREFLDSPARFAPTTGVPAWKNATPL; from the coding sequence ATGGACACGCTGACTCCCAAGGAACGCAGCGAGCGGATGTCCCGGGTGCGCAACCGGGACACCAAGCCGGAGATGCGCGTCCGCCAGCTCGTCTCATCGATGGGCTACCGGTACCGCCTCCAGTACAAGAAGGTACCCGGGCGCCCGGACCTTGCCTTCCCTGGCCGCAAGAAGGCCATCTTCGTGCACGGCTGCTTCTGGCACCGCCATCCAGACCCGGCGTGCCCTCTCGCGCGAGTGCCAAAGTCCCGACTGGATTTCTGGATGCCGAAGCTGGAGGGCAATCGAGTACGGGACTTGCGCAAGCTCCAGGAGTTGCACGCCCTCGGTTGGTCCGCGCTCATCATCTGGGAGTGCCAACTGCGCGATGAGGATGCCCTACGGGTGAGCATCCGTGAGTTCCTGGATAGCCCCGCGCGTTTCGCTCCCACGACGGGTGTTCCGGCTTGGAAGAATGCGACGCCCTTGTAG
- a CDS encoding NAD-dependent epimerase/dehydratase family protein: MRVLIPGIAGGIARKLALRLHEAGHQVAGVDIRPWEEARELGIEVFRGDVRKRAAEDVFRRWRPEAVVHMATVTAFTVQGAERGRINLDGTKAVFDHCAAHGVRHVLFVGRHTFYGAAPDSPLYHSDDEPPRALEAIPELADLVAADLYAATALWRLPKVTTAILRLPYTLGQPGTGTLASFLKGRRVPLVLGYDPLFHVLQEEDVVAALMLALQKELRGIFNVAGPPPIPLSVIVRETGRMGVPLPAPVLRMLLGRGGFPRLSVGALDHLRFPIVVDNRRFLEATGFEYQYSVADILRMYREAAPVPRS; this comes from the coding sequence ATGAGGGTGCTGATTCCGGGCATCGCGGGAGGCATCGCGCGCAAGCTGGCCCTGCGGCTGCATGAGGCGGGGCATCAGGTGGCGGGGGTGGACATCCGCCCGTGGGAGGAGGCGCGCGAGCTGGGCATCGAGGTGTTCCGCGGCGACGTGCGCAAGCGGGCGGCGGAGGACGTGTTCCGGCGCTGGCGTCCGGAGGCGGTGGTGCACATGGCCACCGTGACGGCGTTCACGGTGCAGGGGGCGGAGCGGGGCCGCATCAACCTGGACGGCACGAAGGCGGTGTTCGACCACTGCGCGGCGCACGGAGTGAGGCACGTGCTCTTCGTGGGGCGGCACACGTTCTACGGGGCGGCGCCGGACTCGCCGCTGTACCACTCGGATGACGAGCCGCCGCGGGCGCTGGAGGCCATTCCGGAGCTGGCGGACCTGGTGGCCGCGGACCTGTACGCGGCGACGGCGCTGTGGCGGCTGCCGAAGGTGACGACGGCGATATTGCGGCTGCCGTACACGCTGGGACAGCCGGGCACGGGGACGCTGGCGTCGTTCCTGAAGGGACGGCGGGTGCCGCTGGTGTTGGGGTACGACCCGCTGTTCCACGTCCTGCAGGAGGAGGACGTGGTGGCGGCGCTGATGCTGGCGCTGCAGAAGGAGCTGCGCGGAATCTTCAATGTCGCGGGCCCGCCGCCGATTCCGTTGTCCGTGATTGTCCGGGAGACGGGGCGCATGGGCGTGCCGCTGCCGGCGCCGGTGCTGCGGATGTTGCTGGGGCGCGGAGGGTTCCCGAGGTTGTCCGTGGGAGCGCTGGACCACCTGCGCTTCCCCATCGTCGTGGACAACCGGCGGTTCCTGGAGGCCACGGGGTTCGAGTACCAGTACAGCGTCGCGGACATCCTGCGCATGTACCGGGAGGCGGCGCCGGTACCGCGGAGCTGA
- a CDS encoding ABC transporter ATP-binding protein — translation MKGLVKRFGDAVALDGIDLDVRRGECLGLLGPNGAGKTTTVEILQGLQAPTDGEVRVLGMRWETHAAALRARLGVALQETRLVDTLTVEEMVALFASFYPRPLAVEQAISLVRLEDKRQSRTLTLSGGQKQRLALALALVGDPDILFLDEPTTGLDPQSRRDLWDVVAGLKARGRTVLLTTHYMEEAEVLCERLVFIDRGRVIARGTPAQMIASLGAGHVIELEVHPASVLERLARLEALVGLNQEGARATLRVEHLHRALPEVLREIAEAGGEVLHLSTRRPTLDDVFLGLTGHSLRGEGRAA, via the coding sequence GTGAAGGGCCTGGTCAAGCGCTTCGGCGACGCCGTGGCCCTGGACGGCATCGACCTCGATGTCCGGCGGGGCGAGTGCCTGGGGCTGCTCGGCCCCAATGGCGCCGGCAAGACGACGACGGTGGAAATCCTCCAGGGCCTCCAGGCGCCCACCGACGGTGAGGTGCGGGTGCTGGGCATGCGCTGGGAGACGCACGCCGCCGCGCTGAGGGCGCGCCTGGGCGTGGCACTCCAGGAGACGCGGCTGGTGGACACGCTGACGGTGGAGGAGATGGTGGCGCTGTTCGCGTCCTTCTACCCGCGGCCGCTCGCCGTGGAGCAGGCCATCTCCCTCGTGCGGCTGGAGGACAAGCGCCAGTCCCGGACGCTCACCCTGTCCGGGGGACAGAAGCAGCGGCTGGCGCTCGCGCTGGCACTGGTGGGAGACCCGGACATCCTCTTCCTCGACGAGCCCACCACGGGGCTGGACCCGCAGTCGCGCCGGGACTTGTGGGACGTGGTGGCGGGCCTCAAGGCGCGGGGCCGCACGGTGCTGCTGACGACGCACTACATGGAAGAGGCCGAGGTGCTCTGCGAGCGGCTCGTCTTCATCGACCGGGGGCGTGTCATCGCCCGCGGCACGCCGGCGCAGATGATTGCCTCGCTGGGCGCCGGCCACGTCATCGAGTTGGAGGTGCACCCGGCCTCGGTGCTGGAGCGGCTCGCGCGGCTGGAGGCGCTGGTGGGGCTGAACCAGGAGGGTGCGCGCGCCACGCTGCGCGTCGAGCACCTGCACCGGGCGCTGCCCGAGGTGTTGAGGGAAATCGCGGAGGCCGGCGGCGAGGTGCTGCACCTGTCCACGCGCCGCCCCACCCTGGACGACGTCTTCCTGGGCCTCACCGGGCACTCGCTGCGCGGGGAAGGGAGGGCGGCATGA
- a CDS encoding Eco29kI family restriction endonuclease: protein MASDSADEYNPLDYDNLTKHCVQELMLRGPYSLNFPEPFTGSGVYAIFYKGNLDLYRPIRSPKADWPIYVGKAVPKGARKGGKTTGPSRALYTRLREHYESIKAAKNLDPNDFLCRYLSVTPLWITMAERLLIEDFQPVWNICIEGFGLHDPGSGRYKGKRSWWDVLHPGRSWAGRLQETRSEDEAKKRVRDFLKDRKPGARMPALREDPSRFMQDNDD from the coding sequence GTGGCCAGTGATTCCGCCGACGAATACAACCCGCTCGACTACGACAACCTGACGAAGCATTGCGTCCAGGAGCTGATGCTCCGGGGCCCCTACTCACTCAACTTCCCGGAGCCCTTCACCGGCTCTGGCGTCTACGCGATCTTCTACAAAGGGAACCTCGACCTCTACCGACCTATTCGCTCCCCCAAGGCCGACTGGCCCATCTACGTGGGCAAGGCGGTTCCGAAGGGGGCACGGAAGGGAGGCAAGACCACGGGACCATCGAGAGCGCTCTACACCCGGCTCCGGGAGCACTACGAGTCCATCAAGGCGGCGAAGAACCTCGACCCCAATGACTTTCTGTGCCGGTACCTCTCGGTGACACCGCTGTGGATCACCATGGCCGAGCGGCTGCTCATCGAGGACTTCCAGCCCGTATGGAACATCTGCATCGAGGGCTTCGGCCTGCATGACCCTGGTAGCGGTCGGTACAAGGGGAAGCGGAGCTGGTGGGACGTGCTTCACCCTGGGCGAAGCTGGGCCGGTCGACTCCAAGAAACCCGCAGCGAGGATGAGGCGAAGAAACGCGTGAGGGACTTCTTGAAGGACCGCAAGCCCGGTGCGCGCATGCCGGCTCTCCGGGAAGACCCTTCGCGCTTCATGCAAGATAACGATGACTGA
- a CDS encoding bifunctional 3-(3-hydroxy-phenyl)propionate/3-hydroxycinnamic acid hydroxylase: protein MAANTNEVDVIIAGGGPVGVLTANLLGLHGVRVLVLERESTPHGQPRAFSCDDEALRIYQSAGLIDALKPDLRQSRRVTYTGVGNKPIAELHLSEVDFGFGYTPIWFFYQPLLEKALREGLARFEHATLRLGTEVEALEQAPAGVTVRTRDLASGERGAVRARYLVGCDGGRSTVRGLLGIAMEGRSYEEPWIAISGTVPEDAAPPECSIVCDPERPGFVGRGPVGQFRWEFRLRPGETGEEMVQPNSVRRLIAPYVDPEKVKVERAQLYTFRCLVAPRWREGRTFLAGDAAHMMPPFMGQGLVSGLRDAANLAWKLARVIHGRAPEALLDTYDQERRPHVRTMLDATVRLGYVFMARNTPTALLRDTLLRGLQRIPSVRHFVEGFRFKPPPSLEEGWLLGGRRSGRTAPEGSYFPQPRVRLASGEERLLDDTLGSGFAVLSRKNGPATEAAHALAEALGGTSVTVGPPGVRSTDSRTVEDHTGRLAEWFTRHGVDVAVVRPDRFVFGAVPLARLPELRTALGVDRT from the coding sequence ATGGCGGCGAACACCAACGAAGTGGACGTCATCATCGCGGGAGGCGGCCCGGTGGGCGTGCTCACCGCCAACCTGCTCGGCCTGCACGGCGTGCGGGTCCTCGTCCTGGAGCGCGAGTCCACACCGCACGGTCAGCCGCGCGCCTTCTCCTGTGACGACGAAGCCCTGCGCATCTACCAATCCGCGGGCCTCATCGACGCGCTGAAACCGGACCTGCGGCAGAGCCGGCGTGTCACGTACACGGGCGTCGGCAACAAGCCCATCGCGGAGCTCCACCTGAGCGAGGTGGACTTCGGCTTCGGCTACACCCCCATCTGGTTCTTCTACCAACCGCTCCTGGAGAAGGCCCTGCGCGAGGGGCTCGCCCGCTTCGAGCACGCGACGCTGCGCCTCGGCACGGAGGTGGAGGCACTCGAACAGGCCCCTGCCGGAGTGACGGTGCGCACCCGTGACCTGGCCAGCGGTGAGCGCGGCGCCGTACGCGCCCGCTACCTCGTGGGGTGCGACGGAGGCCGGAGCACGGTGCGCGGGCTGCTGGGCATCGCCATGGAAGGGCGCAGCTACGAGGAACCGTGGATTGCCATCTCCGGCACCGTGCCAGAAGACGCCGCCCCGCCCGAGTGCAGCATCGTCTGCGACCCGGAGCGCCCCGGCTTCGTGGGCCGTGGCCCCGTGGGCCAGTTCCGCTGGGAGTTCCGCCTGCGCCCCGGTGAAACGGGCGAGGAGATGGTCCAGCCCAACTCCGTCCGCCGGCTGATTGCCCCCTACGTCGACCCGGAAAAGGTGAAGGTCGAGCGCGCCCAGCTCTACACCTTCCGCTGCCTCGTCGCTCCCCGCTGGCGCGAGGGCCGCACCTTCCTCGCAGGTGACGCGGCCCACATGATGCCGCCCTTCATGGGCCAGGGCCTCGTCTCCGGTCTGCGCGACGCCGCCAACCTCGCATGGAAGCTGGCGCGCGTGATTCACGGCCGCGCCCCCGAAGCCCTCCTGGACACGTACGACCAGGAGCGCCGCCCGCACGTGCGAACCATGCTCGATGCCACCGTGCGCCTGGGCTACGTGTTCATGGCGCGCAACACACCCACCGCCCTGCTCCGTGACACCCTGCTCCGAGGCCTCCAGCGCATCCCCAGCGTGCGCCACTTCGTGGAAGGCTTCCGCTTCAAGCCACCGCCGTCCCTCGAAGAGGGCTGGCTGCTCGGTGGCCGTCGCTCCGGACGAACGGCTCCGGAGGGCAGCTACTTTCCCCAGCCCAGGGTGCGGCTCGCCTCCGGCGAAGAGCGACTGCTCGACGACACGCTGGGCTCCGGGTTCGCCGTGCTGAGCAGGAAGAACGGCCCGGCGACGGAGGCGGCACACGCGCTCGCAGAGGCGCTCGGCGGCACGTCCGTCACTGTTGGCCCCCCGGGCGTGCGCAGCACGGACTCGCGCACCGTGGAGGACCACACCGGCAGGCTGGCGGAGTGGTTCACCCGCCACGGCGTGGACGTCGCGGTGGTGCGCCCGGACCGCTTCGTCTTCGGCGCGGTGCCGCTGGCGCGACTGCCGGAGCTGCGCACCGCCCTGGGCGTGGACCGCACCTGA
- a CDS encoding SRPBCC family protein codes for MLKLLGLVIVVLIVALVVFIRTRPDRFRVERSALIHAPADVVFSMINDFHQWGRWSPYEKLDPNVTKRFEGPRSGPGAVYAWSGNNKAGEGRMTILESRPGEFVSMRLEFFKPFAATNQGTFKLVASEKGTHVTWSVEGENTLMGKAISAFLDMDALLGKNFEEGLANLDAAVQAETPKPELEARAPSLKVVPAVAH; via the coding sequence ATGCTCAAGCTGCTCGGACTCGTCATCGTCGTCCTCATCGTCGCGCTGGTTGTCTTCATTCGAACGCGCCCGGACCGCTTCCGCGTCGAGCGGAGCGCCCTCATTCACGCTCCTGCGGACGTCGTCTTCTCGATGATCAATGACTTCCACCAGTGGGGCCGGTGGTCGCCCTACGAGAAGCTCGATCCGAATGTGACGAAGCGCTTCGAAGGCCCTCGGTCGGGCCCGGGGGCCGTCTACGCGTGGAGCGGGAACAACAAGGCAGGAGAGGGGCGGATGACCATCCTGGAGAGCAGGCCCGGCGAGTTCGTCTCCATGCGGCTCGAGTTCTTCAAGCCCTTCGCCGCCACCAACCAGGGAACCTTCAAGCTCGTGGCGTCCGAGAAGGGGACCCACGTCACCTGGAGCGTCGAGGGAGAGAACACCCTGATGGGCAAGGCCATCTCCGCCTTCCTGGACATGGATGCGCTGCTGGGGAAGAACTTCGAGGAGGGCCTCGCCAACCTCGACGCGGCCGTGCAGGCCGAGACACCGAAGCCCGAGCTGGAGGCGCGGGCTCCGTCCCTCAAGGTCGTGCCCGCCGTGGCTCACTGA